TGCCGGTCAGGCTGGTTATGCCAACCTCGATCCGCAATTCACGTTCTGGGTCAACCTGAGCCTCGTCGCCCTGTGGTTTGCCGTCGACAGTCGCAGCACCCGGCAACGCGTGATCAGCTGGGCCGTCCTGGGGCTGGCCTGCGGCATGGGGTTCATGACCAAGGGTTTTCTCGCCTGGCTGCTGCCGGTGCTGATCGCCCTGCCCTGGATGCTCTGGCAGAAACGCTGGCGTGAACTGCTGATCTACGGTCCGGTGGCGGTTGCCGTGGCGATCATCGTCAGCCTGCCGTGGGTGCTGGCCGTGCACAGTCAGGAACCGGATTACTGGCGGTTCTTCTTCTGGCACGAACACATCCGCCGCTTTGCCGGTGACGATGCCCAACACGACGCGCCATGGTGGTTCTACCTGCCATTGCTGGTTGCCTTCAGCCTGCCATGGGTCGGCATGCTGGTGCCGGCGTTCAAGCAAGCCTGGCAGACCCGTACCCAACCGGGCATTGCCTTCCTGCTGCTGTGGCTGGTGATGCCGCTGGCGTTTTTCAGCACCGCCAACGGCAAACTGCCGACCTACATCCTGCCGTGCCTGCTGCCGCTGGCGCTGTTGCTGGGTCATGCCTTGGCCGACCGTTTGCGTCTGGAACAGGGCCGAGCCTTGAGCATCAACGGTTTGCTGAACCTGGTGCTGGGTGTCGTCACGCTGATCGCACTGGTTTACCTGCAACTGAAAAAACCGGTGTACGACCATGAGCTGCACAGCATGGTGCTGGTGTTCATTGCGCTGATCGGCTGGATCATCGCCAACCTTGCGCAGGCGTTTCTGCCGCTGCAGTGCTGGGCTGCTCCGGCGCTCGGCAGTCTGCTGCTGATCGGCGTGCTGCCGGCGGCGCTGCCGAAGTCGGTGGTGGCCAACAAGACGCCGGACCAGTTCATCCTGCATCACCTCGACGAACTGTCCGGCACCACGCACCTGCTGAGCAACGATCTCGGTGCTGCTTCGGCACTGGCCTGGCGCCTGAAGCAACCCAAGGTGGCGTTGTACAACACCGTGGGCGAGCTGAAGTACGGCCTGAGCTATCCCGAAGGCGCGGAACAGCGGATCACCACCGATGAAGTCCAGCAGTGGGTACGCGATGCCCGCCGCACCGGCTCGGTCGGCGTGGTCATGCGGGTCAAGGGCGACGACGAGCTGCATGAAGTCGACCTGCTGCCCAAGGACGGCACCCGTTATGAGCAAGGTAACCTGGTGATCATTGTCCTGCCCAAGGATCCGTCATGAGCTGGTTGCTGTTGCTGACGGCGTGTCTGCTGACGTGCCTGGGTCAGGTTGCACAGAAGTACGCGGTGGAGAGCTGGCGCGGGGTCGACTCGTCCTGGGCCGACAAACTGCGCTCGCCGTGGCTGTGGCTGGCGCTGTTCGCACTCGGTTCGGGCCTGCTGGTCTGGCTGCTGGTGTTGCAACGCCTTGAGGTGGGCATCGCTTATCCGATGCTCAGCCTCAACTTTGTGCTGATCACCCTGATCGCGCGTTTCGTGTTTCGCGAACCGATCGATCGCCAGCACTGGATCGGCGTCGCACTGGTCATCGGCGGCGTGGCACTGCTGGGGCAACAGTCATGAGTCAGGGACGCGGAATCGGTTTCGCCCTGGGCAGCGTGTTGCTGGTCAGCGGCGCCCAGTTGGGCATGCGCTGGAGCATGACGCGCCTGCCGCAGCCGGAACAATGGTTGTCGGCCCTGAGCAGCGGCAGCGTCGATCTGTCGGCGCTGGCGGTGGTTGTCACGGCCATTCTCGCCTACGCACTGTCGATGCTCTGCTGGCTCGCCGCCCTGCGTGACCTGCCGCTGGGCCGGGCCTATTCGCTGCTGAGCATCAGCTATGCGCTGGTGTATCTGTTGGCGGCCAGTCTGCCGCTGTTCAACGAATCTTTCAGTTTCACCAAATCACTGGGCGTGGCACTGGTCATGCTCGGTGTCATCACTATCAACACTCGTCCGGCACAAGCGCCCGATTTGAGGAGTGCTCCATGAAAATCACAGTATTTGGAAGCGGTTACGTCGGCCTGGTGCAAGCCGCGGTTCTGGCCGAGGTCGGCCATGATGTCGTGTGCATGGATATCGATCAGAAGAAGGTCGAGCTGCTCAGCCAGGGTCACGTCAGCATCTTCGAACCGGGCCTGTCGAGCCTGGTCCGTGAAGGCCTGGATTCCGGTCGTCTGCACTTCACTTCCGATGAGAAAACCGCCGTGCTTCACGGTCGCGTCGCCTTCATTGCCGTGGGCACACCGTCCAGCGAAGATGGCTCGGCCGACCTGAAATACGTGCTGTCGGTGGGCGACGCCGTTGCCCGTCATCGCGAGCAACCGCTGATCCTGGTGGAAAAATCCACCGTACCGGTCGGCACCGGCGACACCCTGCGCGCCCATATCCAGGCCGCGCTGGACAAGGCCGGTCGCGCGCTGCAGTTCGATATCGTCTCCAACCCGGAATTCCTCAAGGAAGGTTCGGCGGTCTCCGACTGCCGTCGTCCGGACCGCATCGTCATCGGCTGCGAAGGCGATGAAGTGCGTGACGTGATGCGCGACCTGTACTCGCCGTTCAACCGCAACCATGACCGCATCATGTTCATGGACCTGCGCAGTGCCGAGCTGACCAAGTACGCCGCCAACTGCATGCTGGCGACCAAAATCAGTTTCATCAACCAGATCGCCGAACTGGCCGAACACCTGGGCGCCGACATCGAGTCGGTCCGTCAGGGCATCGGCGCCGACACGCGCATCGGTTACCACTTCATCTACCCGGGCTGCGGCTACGGCGGCTCGTGCTTCCCCAAAGACATGCGCGCGCTGATCCACAGTGCCGAACAGGCCCATTGCTCCAGCGACCTGCTGCAAGCGGTCGAGGCGATCAACGAACGCCAGAAGCACAAGCTGTTCGACCGCATCAACGCGTTCTACAAGGGTGATCTGCGCGGCAAGACCTTCGCTTTGTGGGGGCTGGCGTTCAAGCCGAACACCGACGACATGCGCGATGCGCCAAGCCGCGTGCTGCTTGATTCGCTGTTCGCCGCCGGCGCCAGCGTTCGTGCGTTTGACCCGGAAGCGATGCAGGAAACCCAGCATCTGTACCCGAACGAAGAAAAACTGATGCTGATGGGCACCCCGGAATCGGTGCTTGCCGGTTCCGACGCGCTGATCATCTGCACCGAATGGCAACAGTTCAAGGCGCCGGATTTCGATCTGATCCAGCAACGCCTCAAGGATCCGGTGATCTTCGACGGCCGTAACCTGTACGACGCCGATCGTCTGTCGCGCAATGGCTTCAAGTACTTCCCGATCGGCCGTGGGGACTCGCGCAAGCTGCCGATCCCGCTGCAACAATGGCCTAACTCCGCGGACGTCGCTTGATTACGTTGTCGCCTGCCATCCGCCGGCAGTCCCTGATCGCAGGGCTGCTGGCACTGTTGTTGTTTATTGCCGGGGTTTATGGACAGGCACCCATTGGCTTTGATTCACGCTTTGTACTGTTTGCCCAGGAAATGCTGCGACACGGGCCGACGGTATTCCCGACCACCTACAGCCAGCCGTACGCCGATTATTCGGCGTTATCGACGCTGTTCATCTGGCTGTTGGCGTTGCCTTTCGGCGCGATCAATACCCTGACCGCGTGGTTGCCCAGCGCCATTGCCGGCGGGGTGATCGTGATGTTGATGTACCGCTTGCTGGCGGTACATTCGCAACGCTGGGCATTGATCAGCATTGCACTGCTGATGCTCACCAGCACCTTCATCACGGAAGTCCGCGCGGTATCGCAAGACCTGATGCTGGCCGCCGTCGCGTTGTCGGTGTTCTATCTGGGTTACGCGCACGACCATTTTGGCTCCGGCCGACGCTGGCCGCTGATTTTCGTCCTGTTGTTGCTGGGTTTCGGCATTCGCGGGCCGATCGGGCTGGTGGTGCCGACCGGCATGCTCTGCAGTTATTACCTGCTCAACCGTCAGTGGACACGGCTGTTCGTGTTCGGTGTGCTGGCGTCGATCCTGCTCGCGGCGTGTGTCGGCCTGTTGTTGTGGCTGGCCAAGCTCAGCGGCGGCGAGGCGTTCCTGCAAGACGTGATCCGCATGCAG
This genomic window from Pseudomonas kribbensis contains:
- the arnT gene encoding lipid IV(A) 4-amino-4-deoxy-L-arabinosyltransferase, with amino-acid sequence MSKRWALPLLIGLFLLAYLLPLGTHGLWIPDETRYAQISQDMLLSGNWVSPHFMGLRYFEKPIAGYWMIALGQELFGQNLFGVRFASALSTGLSVLLCFLVARRLWNEPSKSFICALLYMSFTVVAGQAGYANLDPQFTFWVNLSLVALWFAVDSRSTRQRVISWAVLGLACGMGFMTKGFLAWLLPVLIALPWMLWQKRWRELLIYGPVAVAVAIIVSLPWVLAVHSQEPDYWRFFFWHEHIRRFAGDDAQHDAPWWFYLPLLVAFSLPWVGMLVPAFKQAWQTRTQPGIAFLLLWLVMPLAFFSTANGKLPTYILPCLLPLALLLGHALADRLRLEQGRALSINGLLNLVLGVVTLIALVYLQLKKPVYDHELHSMVLVFIALIGWIIANLAQAFLPLQCWAAPALGSLLLIGVLPAALPKSVVANKTPDQFILHHLDELSGTTHLLSNDLGAASALAWRLKQPKVALYNTVGELKYGLSYPEGAEQRITTDEVQQWVRDARRTGSVGVVMRVKGDDELHEVDLLPKDGTRYEQGNLVIIVLPKDPS
- the arnE gene encoding 4-amino-4-deoxy-L-arabinose-phosphoundecaprenol flippase subunit ArnE; translation: MSWLLLLTACLLTCLGQVAQKYAVESWRGVDSSWADKLRSPWLWLALFALGSGLLVWLLVLQRLEVGIAYPMLSLNFVLITLIARFVFREPIDRQHWIGVALVIGGVALLGQQS
- the arnF gene encoding 4-amino-4-deoxy-L-arabinose-phosphoundecaprenol flippase subunit ArnF, with product MSQGRGIGFALGSVLLVSGAQLGMRWSMTRLPQPEQWLSALSSGSVDLSALAVVVTAILAYALSMLCWLAALRDLPLGRAYSLLSISYALVYLLAASLPLFNESFSFTKSLGVALVMLGVITINTRPAQAPDLRSAP
- a CDS encoding UDP-glucose dehydrogenase family protein; the encoded protein is MKITVFGSGYVGLVQAAVLAEVGHDVVCMDIDQKKVELLSQGHVSIFEPGLSSLVREGLDSGRLHFTSDEKTAVLHGRVAFIAVGTPSSEDGSADLKYVLSVGDAVARHREQPLILVEKSTVPVGTGDTLRAHIQAALDKAGRALQFDIVSNPEFLKEGSAVSDCRRPDRIVIGCEGDEVRDVMRDLYSPFNRNHDRIMFMDLRSAELTKYAANCMLATKISFINQIAELAEHLGADIESVRQGIGADTRIGYHFIYPGCGYGGSCFPKDMRALIHSAEQAHCSSDLLQAVEAINERQKHKLFDRINAFYKGDLRGKTFALWGLAFKPNTDDMRDAPSRVLLDSLFAAGASVRAFDPEAMQETQHLYPNEEKLMLMGTPESVLAGSDALIICTEWQQFKAPDFDLIQQRLKDPVIFDGRNLYDADRLSRNGFKYFPIGRGDSRKLPIPLQQWPNSADVA